The following coding sequences lie in one Vanacampus margaritifer isolate UIUO_Vmar chromosome 16, RoL_Vmar_1.0, whole genome shotgun sequence genomic window:
- the LOC144036489 gene encoding uncharacterized protein LOC144036489, whose product MAMSSFMRQESCHRQRQENLEFVRMREREKTHTKLIRKQCGDSIASKKTKKFRYGGQQRDAESRQMESKIRLPIRSCLSNLQLRRFREIYRVGERRHHAICIRDGWLEFYLTCVEKTQQKLFAISSKTSLRDSKAPRMSGKEAKGLLKGGEEAKEKKAEERHWDDMEKEGNRVGVEKDNNHEENKMGGHEVEKKSDNEEKENHQGEEIAWVKEKKGEQSEDREQESQQYKNDKVEEEKERSSDHNENEKECDQEEKEMEVYNEQERDDWTKEENVNNHVEETKKADQKEDKEGAHEEEEKSLNQKEDEKMNDQKEINWVKEENECCQEEEVKKSNRQVEEVESDHEAVTYLVKEEEGKDHNEKKNDQQVATNKQTDHKEEEKINQKEMSNQEKQKIRSCDEQEEQMDQEEKTEWGKEKESDHEDEEKSNNLEEEKRDDQEEETDLVKEEEGRDHNEEKKNGQEVEEDTETDHKEEKINQKEISNQEKQKIMSYDEQEEQMDQEEKTEWGEEKESDHEDEEKSNNLEEEKRDGQEEETDLVKEEETDLVKEEEGRDHNEEKKNGQEVEENTETDHKEDEKINQEMSNQEKEKIGRYDDKEEQRDQEEKTEWGKENGSDHEDEEKSNNLEEEKSNDLEEEKMSGQEEETDLVKEVEGRDQNEEKNNDQEVEENTETDKEEKRSQGMSVQEKVKIRRHNEKEEQSDQDEETEWGKEKVSDHEDEEKATDQEEEIDRVKNETKEKKGDQEENQVKESDHEEDEEEKKSIQEEKVSDHREEGKENDREDVEEKAHEDEQRNDKEEEADWLKEKKEHDYNEQEKHSDQEEKANNHEDNEKVKKQEEKSDRGQETDQVKEEKSDQKEKELKKVSKHEVEEKNSYQQDEEKINDQQKSDQEQVKETQKKNHEEEINCDEEEEDKRNDKEEETKEHDHNEEMKNCDQGEKADNHEDKEKMNSQEEEKNDREEEIDQEEKESDCEVEKKSYQQVEKGSDQQDKKSLQEQVEEPQERDREEEKKYDEEEEKLNDKEEIDWVKENKAHNPPEEEKNCDQEKANNHEYKEKMNGQEEKRTDREEEIDQMEEKGDLEELKKESDHELEEKTSYQQEEEKGSGQQEKKSDQEQVEETQMKDHEEKKNSDKEKKKNDDDEELDWMKEEKGSDNNEVEDADEKGEQKEDQENIQSDHTKEKKHQEEEKMNYQKEETDLREEERSVYSQEEKRGDQEEKERSGHLEEHKNEQEEEDDGSYKEDMMNNQEEEIACMTEDKECDHIEKKKEEQEEKESSHEDKQKKNDQEEENIKTYNAEKRGDKVQQEEKEETDWVKEKKNRNPEEEQEEDSDHEEQKNCRQEEDTGNDQEEIDWVKEKKRCDHDEKEKKGDEEETSGEKEKNTQREEIDWMKEEKGSAHLEEKKSKQEEKENISSQEEKIDWMEEENIIYDNEEEKNYNQEKERDYSEDEKQNNSELEEKRRYQEEDTEWMKKEKMSYCVNQKEEQEEKVGNYEEDEKNCYLEEEKINEQEEELNWEKEEKGSDHNEMSEQEEEQEDNENSHEEEEEEVNEQQEEEEKSDNEEEEKKTDEENVGDHEEEKNSNQEEEEEEVGGSNDRIEKKKRTQKKMADGRYEKGEQKRIAQEEAMTWVKEEREGGHEDEEMNDQKDEENENNQKEETGRLEEGESTEDVEEEKMSDQEEEQEEECDHADEEKKSEPEKRKKSDEENKGDEEEENMSCNEEEEEEKKLNDHEKEIDWMKEEGVTGEKMADQEKAQEEKVSDYETEGDSRKEQEDTQTSCNEVKQNDQKEDIDRMEEEKENNNEEEKIINQEKEDSDHKNEKMNDQEVIQNNENEQEDKEKEERMCHEKDCEQEKKDDLDEEEKCCYNVENEKYDQEEEENGSFHVKEHEKKEEEKDVDEKECDEEEEHSDQNEEEMSDHEEKNINYQKDKHQEEEKKSDSEDSGPEEKMDKEKENYPNRKEWNQAEEAREAGDAEEVEEASDKEEESDQEEDEGSFEDEEKESDEGSDQDDDEEDTEEEEDEEEDTDNEEETDQGGEDDESDSEGESESEQESGSEEDNNHQDERNGGQEKKDKDTDNREREKAPEATQEEEEEEEEAMDVDESYIQEESNTKAMGDHDKESDLVEVPVSRWHDAVRRLWVERWMRARRQNGRRWVVMRGRRYRAMRRHWMTTRRRKRAKRSLIAMRRRAIRLAQGPQTSYAGRSQWPGGEPGK is encoded by the coding sequence ATGGCCATGTCGTCCTTTATGAGACAGGAAAGTTGCCATCGACAAAGGCAGGAAAATCTGGAATTTGTCCGAatgagagagagggaaaaaacccacacaaaacTCATCAGGAAGCAATGCGGTGACTCGATCGCGtcaaagaagacgaagaagttTCGTTACGGCGGGCAACAGCGTGACGCAGAGTCACGCCAAATGGAGAGTAAAATTAGGCTGCCAATACGCTCCTGCCTGTCGAATCTACAACTGCGACGCTTCCGGGAGATTTACCGGGTGGGAGAACGCCGACATCACGCGATTTGCATCCGTGACGGCTGGCTGGAGTTCTACCTGACATGTGTGGAGAAGACGCAACAGAAACTATTTGCCATTAGTTCCAAGACTTCATTGAGAGACTCAAAAGCACCAAGAATGTCTGGAAAGGAGGCAAAGGGGTTGCTGAAAGGAGGAGAGGaggcaaaagagaaaaaagcagAAGAGAGACACTGGGATGATATGGAGAAAGAAGGAAATCGTGTGGGGGTGGAGAAAGATAATAACCATGAGGAGAACAAAATGGGTGGTCatgaagtggagaaaaaaagtgacaatgaGGAGAAGGAGAATCACCAAGGGGAGGAAATTGCCTGGGTGAAGGAGAAGAAAGGGGAGCAAAGTGAGGATCGGGAGCAGGAGAGTCAACAATACAAGAACGACAAAGTGGAGGAGGAAAAGGAAAGGAGCAGTGACCACAATGAGAATGAGAAAGAATGTGACCAGGAAGAGAAGGAAATGGAGGTTTATAATGAGCAAGAGCGGGATGACTGGACGAAGGAGGAGAATGTGAACAATCATGTCGAGGAGACGAAAAAGGCTGACCAGAAGGAGGACAAAGAGGGAGCTcatgaagaggaggagaaaagtCTCAATCAGAAGGAAGATGAGAAAATGAATGACCAAAAGGAGATTAACTGGGTGAAGGAGGAGAATGAGTGTTgtcaagaagaggaagtgaaaAAGAGCAACCGGCAGGTGGAAGAGGTGGAAAGTGATCATGAGGCGGTGACTTACTTGGTGAAAGAGGAGGAAGGGAAAGATCATAATGAGAAAAAGAATGATCAACAGGTGGCGACAAACAAACAGACTGATCATAAAGAAGAGGAGAAAATAAACCAGAAGGAGATGTCTAACCAGGAGAAACAGAAAATAAGGAGTTGTGATGAGCAAGAGGAACAAATGGACCAAGAGGAGAAAACCGAATGGGGGAAGGAGAAAGAGAGTGATCATGAAGATGAGGAGAAAAGCAACAACctggaggaggagaaaaggGACGACCAAGAGGAGGAGACTGACTTGGTGAAAGAGGAGGAAGGGAGAGATCACAATGAGGAGAAAAAGAATGGCCAAGAAGTGGAGGAGGACACAGAGACTGATCATAAAGAAGAGAAAATAAACCAGAAGGAGATCTCTAACCAGGAGAAACAGAAAATAATGAGTTATGATGAGCAAGAGGAACAAATGGACCAAGAGGAGAAAACCGAATGGGGGGAGGAGAAAGAGAGTGATCATGAAGATGAGGAGAAAAGCAACAACCTGGAGGAGGAGAAAAGAGACGGCCAAGAGGAGGAGACTGACTTggtgaaagaggaggagactGACTTGGTGAAAGAGGAGGAAGGGAGAGATCACAATGAGGAGAAAAAGAATGGCCAAGAAGTGGAGGAGAACACAGAGACTGATCATAAAGAAGATGAGAAAATAAACCAGGAGATGTCTAACCAGGAGAAAGAGAAAATAGGGAGATATGATGACAAAGAGGAACAAAGGGACCAAGAGGAGAAAACCGAATGGGGGAAGGAGAATGGGAGTGATCATGAAGACGAGGAGAAAAGCAACAACCTGGAGGAGGAGAAAAGCAACGACCTGGAGGAGGAGAAAATGAGCGGTCAAGAGGAGGAGACTGACTTGGTGAAAGAGGTGGAAGGGAGAGATCAAAATGAGGAGAAAAATAATGACCAAGAGGTGGAGGAGAACACAGAAACTGATAAAGAGGAGAAAAGAAGCCAGGGAATGTCTGTCCAGGAGAAAGTAAAAATAAGGAGACACAATGAGAAGGAAGAACAAAGTGACCAAGACGAAGAAACCGAGTGGGGGAAGGAGAAAGTAAGTGATCATGAAGATGAGGAGAAGGCGACGGATCAAGAGGAGGAGATTGACCGAGTGAAGAatgagacaaaagaaaaaaaaggtgaccaGGAGGAGAACCAGGTAAAAGAGAGTGATCatgaggaggacgaggaggagaaaAAGAGCATCCAGGAGGAGAAAGTGAGTGATCATAGAGAGGAAGGGAAAGAGAATGACAGGGAGGATGTAGAGGAGAAGGCTCATGAAGATGAGCAAAGGAATGACAAAGAGGAGGAGGCTGACTGGTTGAAGGAGAAAAAAGAGCATGATTACAATGAGCAGGAGAAACATAGTGACCAGGAGGAAAAGGCCAATAACCATGAAGATAATGAGAAGGTGAAAAAACAGGAGGAGAAAAGTGATCGGGGGCAGGAGACTGACCAAGTGAAGGAGGAGAAAAGTGACCAGAAGGAGAAGGAGTTGAAGAAAGTGAGTAAACATGAAGTGGAGGAGAAAAATAGCTACCAGCAAGACGAAGAGAAAATAAATGACCAACAAAAGAGTGACCAGGAGCAAGTAAAGGAAACGCAAAAGAAAAATCATGAAGAGGAGATAAACTgtgatgaggaggaagaggacaaAAGGAATGACAAAGAGGAGGAAACAAAAGAGCATGATCACAATGAAGAGATGAAAAATTGTGACCAGGGGGAAAAGGCTGATAATCATGAAGATAAGGAGAAGATGAAcagccaggaggaggaaaaaaatgatcgGGAGGAGGAGATTGACCAGGAGGAGAAAGAAAGTGATTGtgaagtggagaaaaagagctaCCAGCAGGTGGAGAAAGGAAGTGATCAACAAGACAAAAAGAGTCTCCAAGAGCAAGTGGAGGAGCCACAAGAAAGAGATCGTGAAGAGGAGAAAAAGtatgatgaggaagaggagaaatTGAATGACAAGGAGGAGATTGACTGGGTGAAGGAAAACAAAGCGCATAATCCCCCTGAAGAGGAGAAAAATTGTGATCAGGAGAAGGCCAATAATCATGAATATAAAGAGAAGATGAACGGCCAGGAGGAGAAGAGAACTGATCGAGAGGAGGAGATTGACCAGATGGAGGAGAAAGGTGACCTGGAGGAGTTGAAGAAAGAAAGTGATCATGAATTAGAGGAGAAAACGAGCTATCaacaggaggaggaaaaaggaAGTGGTcaacaagagaaaaaaagtgaccaGGAGCAAGTAGAGGAGACGCAAATGAAAGATCatgaagagaagaaaaacagtgataaggaaaagaaaaagaatgacgACGATGAGGAGCTGGACTGGATGAAAGAGGAGAAAGGGAGTGATAATAATGAGGTAGAAGATGCGGATGAAAAGGGTGAACAGAAAGAGGATCAGGAGAATATACAGAGCGATCATACAAAAGAGAAGAAACACCAGGAGGAAGAGAAAATGAATTACCAAAAGGAGGAGACTGACTTGAGGGAAGAGGAAAGGAGTGTTTACAGTCAAGAGGAGAAAAGGGGTGACCAGGAGGAGAAAGAAAGGAGTGGTCATTTGGAAGAGCACAAAAAtgaacaggaggaggaggacgacggGAGTTACAAAGAAGATATGATGAATAACCAAGAGGAGGAGATTGCCTGCATGACAGAGGACAAAGAATGTGATcatattgaaaagaaaaaggaggagcaggaggagaaGGAAAGTAGTCATGAAGacaaacagaagaagaatgacCAGGAAGAGGAGAACATAAAGACTTACAATGCAGAGAAAAGGGGTGACAAGGTGCAACAGGAAGAGAAGGAGGAGACTGACTGggtgaaggagaagaaaaatagAAACCCAGAGGAGGAGCAAGAGGAAGACAGTGATCATGAAGAGCAAAAAAATTGCCGCCAAGAAGAGGACACAGGGAATGACCAAGAGGAGATTGACTGGGTTAAGGAGAAGAAAAGGTGTGATCATGATGAGAAGGAGAAAAAGGGTGACGAGGAGGAGACTAGtggtgaaaaagaaaagaataccCAACGTGAAGAGATTGACTGGATGAAGGAGGAGAAAGGAAGTGCTCAtctagaggagaaaaaaagcaaacaagagGAAAAAGAGAACATAAGTAGCCAAGAGGAGAAGATTGACTGGATGGAGGAGGAGAACATAATCTATGACAATGAGGAGGAGAAAAACTATAACCAGGAAAAGGAGCGTGATTACAGTGAAGATGAGAAACAGAACAACTCTGAGTTGGAGGAGAAAAGGAGATACCAAGAGGAGGACACTGAATGGATgaaaaaggagaaaatgagTTACTGTGTTAACCAAAAGGAGGAACAAGAGGAAAAAGTCGGTAATTATGAAGAGGATGAAAAAAACTGCTACCTGGAAGAGGAGAAAATAAATGAGCAAGAGGAGGAGCTTAACTgggagaaagaagaaaaaggaagtgATCATAATGAGATGAGTGAACAGGAGGAAGAGCAGGAGGATAATGAGAATAGtcatgaagaggaggaggaggaggtgaatgagcagcaggaggaggaggagaagagtgataatgaagaagaggagaaaaagACTGATGAAGAGAATGTGGGTGATCATGAAGaggagaaaaacagcaaccaggaggaggaggaggaggaagtggggGGAAGCAATGATCGCatagagaagaagaagaggacccAGAAAAAGATGGCGGACGGGCGTTATGAGAAGGGGGAGCAAAAAAGGATTGCGCAAGAGGAGGCGATGACCTGGGTCAAAGAGGAGAGAGAGGGTGGTCATGAAGATGAGGAGATGAATGACCAGAAGGACGAGGAGAATGAGAACAACCAAAAGGAGGAAACTGGTAGGTTGGAGGAGGGGGAATCCACTGAAGATGTTGAAGAGGAGAAAATGTCAGACCAAGAAgaagagcaggaggaggagtgTGATCATGCAgacgaagaaaaaaagagtgaaccggagaagaggaagaagagtgATGAGGAGAACAAGGgtgacgaggaggaggaaaataTGAGTTgcaacgaggaggaggaggaagagaagaaacTGAACGATCATGAAAAAGAGATTGACTGGATGAAGGAGGAGGGTGTGACTGGTGAGAAAATGGCTGACCAGGAGAAGGCGCAAGAGGAGAAAGTGAGTGATTATGAAACAGAGGGGGACAGCAGAAAAGAGCAGGAGGACACACAAACGAGTTGCAATGAGGTGAAACAGAATGACCAAAAGGAGGATATTGACAGGATggaagaggagaaggaaaataataatgagGAGGAGAAAATTATCAACCAGGAAAAGGAGGACAGTGATCATAAAAATGAGAAGATGAATGATCAGGAGGTGATACAGaataatgaaaatgaacaaGAGGATAAGGAAAAAGAGGAGAGAATGTGTCATGAGAAAGACTGTGAGCAGGAGAAAAAGGATGACCTGGATGAGGAGGAAAAATGTTGCTACAATGTGGAGAACGAAAAGTACGAccaggaagaagaggaaaacgGGAGTTTTCATGTGAAAGAGCATGAGAAGAAGGAGGAAGAGAAAGATGTGGATGAAAAGGAGTGtgacgaggaggaggaacaCAGTGACCAAAACGAGGAGGAAATGAGCGACCATGAGGAGAAGAACATCAATTACCAAAAGGATAAGCACCAGGAAGAGGAGAAAAAGAGTGACTCTGAGGACAGTGGCCCAGAGGAGAAAATGGACAAGGAGAAAGAAAATTACCCAAACAGGAAGGAGTGGAACCAGGCGGAGGAGGCAAGGGAGGCAGGGGATGCGGAGGAAGTGGAGGAGGCGAGTGACAAAGAGGAAGAAAGTGACCAGGAGGAGGACGAAGGGAGCTTTGAGGATGAGGAGAAAGAAAGTGATGaggggagtgaccaggatgacgatgaggaggacaccgaagaggaggaggatgaagaggaagacACTGATAATGAGGAGGAAACCGACCAAGGCGGGGAAGATGACGAGAGTGACAGTGAGGGGGAAAGTGAGAGTGAGCAGGAAAGTGGCAGTGAAGAAGACAACAACCACCAGGACGAGAGAAACGGTGGCCAAGAGAAGAAGGATAAGGATACAGACAACAGGGAAAGGGAGAAGGCCCCTGAGGCGAcgcaagaggaggaggaggaggaggaggaggcgatGGATGTCGACGAGAGTTACATCCAGGAGGAGAGCAACACGAAGGCAATGGGCGACCACGACAAGGAGAGCGACCTCGTGGAGGTGCCTGTGAGCCGGTGGCACGATGCGGTGAGGAGGCTTTGGGTAGAAAGGTGGATGAGAGCGAGGAGACAGAACGGGAGGCGCTGGGTGGTAATGAGGGGGAGGAGGTACAGAGCAATGAGGAGGCATTGGATGACCaccaggaggaggaagagggcaAAGAGGAGTTTGATCGCGATGAGGAGGAGGGCCATTAGATTGGCCCAGGGCCCGCAGACCAGTTATGCAGGACGATCACAATGGCCAGGAGGAGAACCAGGGAAGTGA